AGCAATATAACACTTCATATGCTTCCCGAAGGTTATGGATATGATTTAAGAAGCAGGGAAGTAAGGGAAATCCAGAAAGCGGAGGGCAAAAAGTGAAAATAAACAATATACAAAGTCTTACAGGCAGAAATATTTATTGTCACAGGCCTGTAATAAAAATGACAGTAGATATAGAAGAATTTCACAATGTGACAACAAAAGATATAAAAGGATTAAAAGAAAAATTAATTGATTTTTTCCCAGGATTAAAGAAACATTATTGTTCTCCAGGATATGAAGGAGGATTTATAGAAAGACTATCTGAAGGGACCTACGCAGGACATGTTATTGAACATATTGCTCTGGAACTTCAGAACATGAATGGATATGATGTATTTTTCGGGAGAACAAGGGTACTGGAAGAACCTTCAATATATAATATCGTATTTGAATATAAGAATGAAAAGTTAGGGCTTGAAAGTGGAAAAGCAGCTGTTGAAATTATAGATAAGCTTTTCAGGAATGAAGCAGTCGATATGGAAAAAATATTAACAGACCTAAGTATACTGGCTGTTGAGTTTGAACTTGGACCCAGTACCAGATCTATTTTTGATGAAGCCGAAAAAAGAGGCATTCCTGTAACAAGAATTGGTGATGACAGTATGCTGAGACTGGGATACGGTAAATATTCCCGATTGGTTTCTGCATCTCTTACAGATGTTCCCAGCTGCATTTCTGTGGATATAGTGGGAAATAAACATCTTACAAAACAAATATTAAGCAGTTACGGTATACCTGTACCTTATGGCCATATAGCTTATTCAGAAGATGCTGCAATAAGAATAGCAAAAGAGATAGGTTATCCGGTCGTAATAAAACCTTGCGATGTTAATCAGGGCAAAGGTGTAACCTTGAATATATTTAACGAAGAACAGGTTAGAATTGCATATAAAGAAGCAATAAAATACTGCAGAGCAGTTATAGTTGAAAAATTTGTGGAAGGGACAGACTACAGAGTGCTTGTGATAGGAAATAAAATAGCAGCTGTATCTGAAAGAAAGCCTCCTATCATAACAGGGGATGGAAAGCATACTATAAAAGAGCTTATTGAAATAGAAAATAGGAATCCGGCAAGGGGAGAAGGGCATGAAAAACCCCTTACAAGAATTAAGATTGATTCTGTAGTTCTTCAGACACTATCAGTACAGGGAATAGATGAAAATTATATTCCAGCTGCAGGTGAGAATGTAGTTCTTCGGGGCAATGGAAATCTCAGCACCGGAGGAACAGCCAGGGAATGCACAGAGGAAATACATCCGGATAACAAAGAAATGGCTATTAAGGCTGCAAAAGCAGTGGGATTGGATATTGCAGGAATAGATATTAAAACCCCTGACATATCTGTTCCAATCAACGAGAATAATGGAGCCATCCTTGAGGTAAATGCCGCACCTGGCTTAAGAATGCACCTCTATCCTTCCGAAGGAAATTCCAAAAATGTTGCGGAAGATATAGTAAATATGTTGTTTCCTGAAGGAAGCCCTTGTTCCATACCTATTGTATCAATAACAGGTACTAATGGAAAAACCACCACCACAAGGCTTGTAAGCCATACTCTTGCTTTGTCGGGACTTAAGGTTGGGATGACTTCCTCAAGCGGGGTGTTTATAGGCAATGAATGTATAGTTAGAGGTGATTGCACAGGAGCTATCAGTGCGGGTTTGGTACTGGCTAACAAGGAGGTTGAAGCAGCTGTTCTTGAAACCGCCCGGGGGGGTATTATTAATAAAGGCCTTGGTTATAATTTGGCCGATGTCGGAGTAATTGTGAATATAAGTGAGGATCATTTAGGTCTGGATAACATAAACACTTTGGAAGATCTGGCTTTTGTAAAATCATTGGTGGTAGA
This Clostridiaceae bacterium DNA region includes the following protein-coding sequences:
- the cphA gene encoding cyanophycin synthetase; amino-acid sequence: MKINNIQSLTGRNIYCHRPVIKMTVDIEEFHNVTTKDIKGLKEKLIDFFPGLKKHYCSPGYEGGFIERLSEGTYAGHVIEHIALELQNMNGYDVFFGRTRVLEEPSIYNIVFEYKNEKLGLESGKAAVEIIDKLFRNEAVDMEKILTDLSILAVEFELGPSTRSIFDEAEKRGIPVTRIGDDSMLRLGYGKYSRLVSASLTDVPSCISVDIVGNKHLTKQILSSYGIPVPYGHIAYSEDAAIRIAKEIGYPVVIKPCDVNQGKGVTLNIFNEEQVRIAYKEAIKYCRAVIVEKFVEGTDYRVLVIGNKIAAVSERKPPIITGDGKHTIKELIEIENRNPARGEGHEKPLTRIKIDSVVLQTLSVQGIDENYIPAAGENVVLRGNGNLSTGGTARECTEEIHPDNKEMAIKAAKAVGLDIAGIDIKTPDISVPINENNGAILEVNAAPGLRMHLYPSEGNSKNVAEDIVNMLFPEGSPCSIPIVSITGTNGKTTTTRLVSHTLALSGLKVGMTSSSGVFIGNECIVRGDCTGAISAGLVLANKEVEAAVLETARGGIINKGLGYNLADVGVIVNISEDHLGLDNINTLEDLAFVKSLVVEAVKPDGYAVINADNDMCHYFLKRVKSKLILFSKNKNNPLIVRHIRSGGVAVTVKDGLMSIYDNTKITPVVAVSEIPITMGGIAEFNVENSLAAVSSLYALNIPISIIREGLMSFKSDIENNPGRINMFDMDGFKIMLDYGHNPAGYKAVIQYLQRIKANRYVGILGMPGDRMDRHIREVGELCSKAFHKFYIKEDRCLRGRCPGEVADILYDSLIIKGVDKNRIEIIYSETEALEKAIMNAEPGDLIVMFYEKFEPAVEIIQKLKQSKVKKPLIHKETKESGTNKEYAAMI